A genome region from Maylandia zebra isolate NMK-2024a linkage group LG6, Mzebra_GT3a, whole genome shotgun sequence includes the following:
- the clgn gene encoding calmegin: MKLEKGWTWLLLLLLSTLAVAAVVAHEKQSEADVSDVVVDDDDDDMGLDEEELKVLMAEDESEQVKETHSKSTASEKDTDSNVSFQVTYRTPVPTGDVYFAETFDDGSLDRWQLSKTVKEDADGDVAKYDGKWAVEQLKENKVPGDQGLVLKSRAKHHAISAMLDKPFVFKDEPLVIQYEVNFQDGIDCGGAYIKLLSDTGSLNLEQFHDRTPYTIMFGPDKCGEDYKLHFIFRHKNPLNRDMEEKHAKRADVDLKKFYTDKKTHLYTLLLNPDNSYELFIDQSSVSRGNLLEDMVPPVNPPKEIDDPNDSKPDDWDERAKIPDPEAVKPDDWDEDAPAKIEDPDALKPEGWLDDESEFVPDPNAEKPEDWDEEMDGEWEAPQIPNPACETAPGCGVWKRPMINNPQYKGKWKAPLVDNPNYQGVWKPRKILNPDYFEDLQPFRMTPFKALGLELWSMTSDIYFDNFIITSHKEVADRWASDSWGLKKLVASANEPGIFAQLMMAAEERPWLWVIYILTVGLPVGLLVLFCWPKKSDDDYVYKKVDPPKADVEEEEEEEEEDKGAEATEAAPAAEEAEEDAEAGGDNVEGDDEEEEEEEEEEEEEEGEEESKAPGRTLEDEMKDEGDVAEESHKQAVRKRRVRKD; the protein is encoded by the exons ATGAAATTGGAAAAAGGCTGGACGtggctcctgctgctgcttctatcCACCCTGGCTGTGGCAGCTGTGGTGGCCCACGAGAAGCAGTCGGAGGCCGATGTTTCAGACGTCGTCGTTGACGACGACGATGATGACATGGGCTTAGATGAGGAAGAGTTAAAGGTCCTGATGGCGGAGGATGAGAGCGAGCAGGTTAAAGAGACGCACAGCAAGAGCACAGCCAGCGAGAAGGACACTGACTCCAATGTCTCCTTCCAG GTAACATACAGGACTCCTGTTCCCACTGGAGATGTGTACTTTGCAGAGACATTTGATGATGGTTCACTGGACAG ATGGCAGCTGTCAAAAACAGTGAAGGAGGACGCGGATGGTGACGTCGCCAAATATGACG GGAAGTGGGCTGTGGAGCAGCTGAAGGAGAACAAGGTTCCAGGAGACCAGGGCCTGGTGCTGAAGTCCCGGGCTAAACACCACGCCATTTCTGCAATGCTGGACAAACCCTTTGTGTTCAAGGATGAACCTCTGGTCATTCA GTATGAAGTTAATTTCCAAGATGGTATCGACTGTGGTGGAGCATACATCAAACTGCTTTCCGACACTGGCAGTCTCAACCTG GAGCAGTTCCATGACCGTACACCCTACACCATCATGTTTGGACCGGACAAATGTGGCGAGGACTACAAGCTGCACTTCATCTTCCGCCACAAGAATCCTCTGAACAGAGACATGGAGGAGAAGCACGCAAAGAGAGCCGACGTCGACCTCAAGAAATTCTACACTGACAAGAAGACTCACCTCTACACGCTGC TCCTGAACCCGGACAACAGCTACGAGCTGTTTATCGATCAGTCGAGCGTGAGCCGTGGCAACCTGTTGGAGGACATGGTGCCTCCGGTCAACCCACCCAAAGAGATAGACGACCCAAATGACTCCAAGCCAGACGACTGGGACGAGAGGGCCAAGATTCCCGACCCAGAGGCTGTGAAGCCCGATGACTG GGATGAGGATGCACCTGCAAAGATCGAAGACCCTGATGCACTGAAGCCTGAGGGCTGGTTGGATGATGAGTCGGAGTTTGTCCCTGACCCCAATGCAGAGAAACCAGAAGATTG GGACGAGGAGATGGATGGAGAATGGGAGGCGCCGCAGATCCCTAACCCAGCCTGTGAGACGGCTCCTGGCTGCGGGGTGTGGAAGCGTCCCATGATCAACAATCCTCAGTACAAGGGCAAGTGGAAAGCCCCCCTGGTGGACAATCCTAACTATCAG GGAGTGTGGAAGCCTCGTAAGATCCTTAACCCGGACTATTTTGAGGACCTGCAGCCGTTCAGGATGACACCATTCAAGGCTCTGGGACTGGAGCTGTGGTCCATGACCTCAGATATCTACTTTGACAACTTTATTATCACCTCTCACAAGGAGGTTGCTGACCGCTGGGCGTCTGACAGTTGGGGGCTGAAGAAACTGGTGGCCAGTGCTAACGAG CCAGGGATTTTTGCTCAgctgatgatggcagcagaggAGCGGCCGTGGCTCTGGGTGATCTACATACTGACAGTAGGCCTGCCTGTGGGACTGCTCGTGCTCTTCTGCTGGCCAAAG AAATCGGATGATGACTACGTGTACAAAAAGGTGGATCCGCCCAAGGCTGAtgtggaagaggaagaagaggaggaggaggaagacaaaggagctgaagCTACAGAAGCAGCACCAGCTGCAG AAGAAGCCGAGGAGGATGCAGAAGCAGGAGGGGACAATGTAGAGGGTGAcgatgaagaagaggaggaggaggaagaagaggaggaggaggaggaaggagaagaGGAAAGCAAAGCTCCAGGGAGAACATTAGAAGATGAG ATGAAGGATGAAGGAGACGTTGCCGAAGAGAGCCACAAACAAGCAGTGAGAAAGAGGAGGGTACGGAAAGACTGA
- the scoca gene encoding short coiled-coil protein A isoform X3, producing MNCDIDGDMENQVEVEEKTRLINQVLELQHTLEDLSARVDAVKEENLKLKSENQVLGQYIENLMSASSVFQTTDTKSKRK from the exons ATGAACTGCGACATAGATG GAGACATGGAGAATCAGGTGGAAGTTGAGGAGAAGACGAGGTTGATAAATCAGGTTTTGGAACTTCAGCACACACtggaag ACCTGTCAGCACGAGTCGATGCAGTCAAAGAGGAGAACCTGAAGCTAAAGTCTGAGAACCAGGTCCTCGGTCAGTACATTGAGAACCTCATGTCGGCCTCGAGCGTCTTCCAGACCACCGACACCAAGAGCAAGAGGAAGTGA
- the scoca gene encoding short coiled-coil protein A isoform X2, whose protein sequence is MEATVDEDDGTFTNISLADDTVDGGSAALYTKQENELITMNCDIDGDMENQVEVEEKTRLINQVLELQHTLEDLSARVDAVKEENLKLKSENQVLGQYIENLMSASSVFQTTDTKSKRK, encoded by the exons ATGGAGGCCACAGTGGACGAGGATGATGGGACGTTCACTAACATCTCTCTGGCAGACGATACAG TGGATGGTGGATCTGCAGCCCTGTATACCAAACAGGAGAACGAGCTTATCACCATGAACTGCGACATAGATG GAGACATGGAGAATCAGGTGGAAGTTGAGGAGAAGACGAGGTTGATAAATCAGGTTTTGGAACTTCAGCACACACtggaag ACCTGTCAGCACGAGTCGATGCAGTCAAAGAGGAGAACCTGAAGCTAAAGTCTGAGAACCAGGTCCTCGGTCAGTACATTGAGAACCTCATGTCGGCCTCGAGCGTCTTCCAGACCACCGACACCAAGAGCAAGAGGAAGTGA
- the scoca gene encoding short coiled-coil protein A isoform X1, translating to MELIYLRPLSDTFVLFWLVLSGKTASSTLSDVSAVASSRNRDVLGGGALCILDGGSAALYTKQENELITMNCDIDGDMENQVEVEEKTRLINQVLELQHTLEDLSARVDAVKEENLKLKSENQVLGQYIENLMSASSVFQTTDTKSKRK from the exons ATGGAGCTAATCTATCTACGCCCATTATCGGACACATTTGTGCTGTTTTGGCTTGTGTTGTCGGGGAAAACTGCCTCCAGCACCTTGTCCGATGTTTCGGCCGTGGCTTCGAGTAGGAATCGTGATGTGCTAGGAGGTGGAGCTTTGTGTATCT TGGATGGTGGATCTGCAGCCCTGTATACCAAACAGGAGAACGAGCTTATCACCATGAACTGCGACATAGATG GAGACATGGAGAATCAGGTGGAAGTTGAGGAGAAGACGAGGTTGATAAATCAGGTTTTGGAACTTCAGCACACACtggaag ACCTGTCAGCACGAGTCGATGCAGTCAAAGAGGAGAACCTGAAGCTAAAGTCTGAGAACCAGGTCCTCGGTCAGTACATTGAGAACCTCATGTCGGCCTCGAGCGTCTTCCAGACCACCGACACCAAGAGCAAGAGGAAGTGA